The Streptomyces sp. NBC_01439 genome contains the following window.
AGCGGTGACCGCCACCGGGCAGCGGCACCATCAGGCAGCGGCAGCGGCCGCACTGCCGGTAGCCGCCGCCGTCGCTCCGATACGTGACGGGAACGGGTTCGTAGCACTGCCTGATGACGTGGTGGAGCAGAAGTCCGCACTCCGGGTCCCCACCGAGCAGCGCGAGCTCCGCTCCGGTGAGCACGGGCCGAGAGATCAGCAGGGACCGGAAGGCGGTATATGCCTCAGGCGCGCCTGCGGCCCGGCACACGGTGAGGGCCTCCAGCATGCGCTGGTTCTCGAAGATCTCGGCGGCGGGGTCCGCCGCGTCGACCTGCCATTCGAGGCAGAGTTGGTGCGGCAGCCTCGTCTGGGGATCCACGAGCGTACCGGCAGCCCCACGCGCTTCGGGAGGCAGCTTCAGCGGCCATTGCCTCAACGGTCGTTCGCACGCCCAGCGCACCATCCCGGGGACGCTGCCGGGCGGTTCGACTTCGCTCCGCAGGCAGTGCAGGACCAGACGGTTGTACGCGTTCTGAACCTTGGCCGGATAGACGGGGTGGGACACGCCGCGCTGCCGGGAGAGACGGACCAAGGCACTGGCGACCTCCCGGAGCAGGGATTCGTCCGATCCCACGACGGGTCGGGGCGATGGGGCGGATCGGATGACCTCGGCACTCCGTGTGGTCTGTGTGCTCATGCCGCTTCCGCCGTGTCGGCCGGGGTCTGAGCGCTCGGGCACCATCGCGATACCGGACATTGGCGACAGTGCCCGCCGGGCTTCGCCTCCCACGCGCGGTCCGAGCGCCAGGGGCCGGCGTACCGACGGAGGACGGCTTCCGCCTTGGCCAGGCGCTCCGCGTCCATCAGGTCGATCACGTGGGGATCGGATCCGTCGGGACGCAGGACTTCCAACTCCACCCTCGATCCGGAGGGGTCGCCGCCCAGTTCCGCCCGGGCGAGCAGGACAACGGCGAGAGCGAGCTGCGGATACACGTCAAGGAGGTCCTTGCCGATGCGGTGCGGGGTGCGGGTCGTCTTCAGTTCGCGCCAGATCCAGGAACCGTCCTCCTGGTAGAGCAGGTCGGGCTTGACCACTACCAGGGCCTGGGCCGCCGTGTCGTGGAACACCCGGGTCGGTTCGCACTCGACC
Protein-coding sequences here:
- a CDS encoding restriction endonuclease-related protein, coding for MSTQTTRSAEVIRSAPSPRPVVGSDESLLREVASALVRLSRQRGVSHPVYPAKVQNAYNRLVLHCLRSEVEPPGSVPGMVRWACERPLRQWPLKLPPEARGAAGTLVDPQTRLPHQLCLEWQVDAADPAAEIFENQRMLEALTVCRAAGAPEAYTAFRSLLISRPVLTGAELALLGGDPECGLLLHHVIRQCYEPVPVTYRSDGGGYRQCGRCRCLMVPLPGGGHRCELDRCRRDATAATAVPVRSDRSGLYQLSRPLRMFVTSPGLAENDIGVALKRRFGIDSEMWPQFDAYDLRVPLPGGRYWAVDVKDRVNPVLLARTLTPFRTEPPFDRAFVVVPRYRFRENEAYGRQFRRNLPEGLMGCITLLDDRTFLRLVAEQITGRVAGRTEIAFPRSEGDRHA